ACTTTCTTATCAACTTGGAATGCTTTGGCCAGGACATCGTTATTGATTGGTGGGTCTGAGCCAAATACTGCATTTGCAATAGTGATAACTCCTGGATTTTGACTACTGAGTCCAGCAAATGCAACTGCGTTAGTCTTTCCCACATTAAATTGAAAATGAATGAGTCCTATTGGAAAAACAAACACATCTCCGGGGTGTAGAATCTTGGTAAAGAGCTTGTTCTTCATATTTGGACCAGGATTTGAAAGGACAAAACCAACATAAAGTGTGCCCTCATGGACCGTAAGCACCTCGGTTCCTCTGGGGTGCGTGTGTGGTGGGTTGAGACCATATGGTGCATAATCAATACGAACTAATGAAATGCCAAAAGTGTTCAGTCCAGGTAAGTTGTTGACGTTCACAGCTGTTACAGCAGATCCAACTGGATTCGAAGTATTTCCAGGT
The sequence above is a segment of the Capsicum annuum cultivar UCD-10X-F1 unplaced genomic scaffold, UCD10Xv1.1 ctg76774, whole genome shotgun sequence genome. Coding sequences within it:
- the LOC107879847 gene encoding putative germin-like protein 2-1; translated protein: MAIKSFVLTIAILAVVTSISHASDPSPLQDFCVAVNDSMTTVFVNGKVCKDPKVVTADDFFKSGLNVPGNTSNPVGSAVTAVNVNNLPGLNTFGISLVRIDYAPYGLNPPHTHPRGTEVLTVHEGTLYVGFVLSNPGPNMKNKLFTKILHPGDVFVFPIGLIHFQFNVGKTNAVAFAGLSSQNPGVITIANAVFGSDPPINNDVLAKAFQVDKKVVDYLQSQFWWDNN